TTTATTGTAAAAGCCTCTGCACCTAGAgctctggtgattttttttttatgtttcatttgtcTCTTTAATCTGGCTGCAAGTAAGGTAAGGacttgataaaattcaaaatttactgaattttgtATTAATGTCAGGTACACAATTTTCCTCTTGATTATCTCCCTTCATGTGGGTTACTGAAGTACTTTGAAGGAAGTGGCGGGTCAACCATTCATTGGTTCTCATGGCTTTGCAGTGGAGGCAGGGCCTTTCCCTGATTTGGCAACTTCCCACATTCCTTGGCCTCTGAGCtagttttctcttcttaataCTAGCTGGTGATGGATGGTGTTCACTTTCACTCTCCTTCCATGAGGAGGCTCCCGAGTTTGATTCTTCACTGTCACACTCAGTAGTATCACTATCGTGTTGGATCTGATTCACCTGGCTGAACTGAGAATGGCGCCTGGCTCGTCTTTGTTCAAGATAGGCATTGACCAAAGCCACTTCTGAGTCAGTTACAGGAGTGAGTTGGCTCTGCTTGGGTTTTTTCATCATTTGTAAAGAATCCCAGTCACCATCTTTGCTTTGCCGCTTATAGGAAGTGTCTTTGCTTGCTAACAACCAATGAAACAAATCAAGATGTTAGGCATATCATTGGTTACTGCAACTTCGTATTACGTAAGGAAGCCTATGGCATGTATGGACTCTCTCTCGGTTACCATTTGGCAAGGCACCACTTGTCTCGGCTCATTTGCAAGCGTTGGCAACTGCCTGCCTTTTCCAGTATGATACCAAGTCCTCTAAAGACCAGAGGGGTCAAATAGATGCTTGACAC
Above is a genomic segment from Mustela nigripes isolate SB6536 chromosome 4, MUSNIG.SB6536, whole genome shotgun sequence containing:
- the SSMEM1 gene encoding serine-rich single-pass membrane protein 1, whose protein sequence is MGDLFSLFWEVDPPPIPLSFTIPSQEYECRKDDSCGTIGSFLLWYFVIILVLMFLSRASVWMSEKKKDEDSGTSTSVSKASKDTSYKRQSKDGDWDSLQMMKKPKQSQLTPVTDSEVALVNAYLEQRRARRHSQFSQVNQIQHDSDTTECDSEESNSGASSWKESESEHHPSPASIKKRKLAQRPRNVGSCQIRERPCLHCKAMRTNEWLTRHFLQSTSVTHMKGDNQEENCVPDINTKFSKF